The sequence below is a genomic window from Sorangiineae bacterium MSr12523.
GCGGCTCGCGGCCGAGCGGGCCGGCAACGCGATCCTGGCGGTCAACCCCAACTGGCTGATCGTGGTGGAGGGCATCGACGTCTTCAACGGCGACGCCTACTGGTGGGGTGGCAATTTGCAGGGCGCGGCGCAGTTCCCGGTCCGGCTGAACGTCGCGAACCGGCTGGTCTACTCCGCGCACGACTACGCCACCTCGGTGTATCCGCAGCCGTGGTTCTCCGACCCGAGCTTCCCGAACAACCTCCGTCCACTCTGGAATCGAATATGGGGCTACCTGGTGCAAAACAACGTGGCGCCGGTGCTGCTCGGTGAGTTCGGCACGACGCTGGCCGACCCCCGAGATGAGACGTGGCTGCGTACCTTACTGAATTACCTGGGCACCGGGGTTAATGGCATTAGCTTCACGTTTTGGTCATGGAATCCCAATTCCGGTGACACCGGCGGGATCCTCAACGACGATTGGACGACGGTCAACACCAGGAAGCAGAACATCCTGCAACCGTTCCTCGTCGGTGTGTCGGCTGCCTCACACTCCGAGAGTTCGACAGCGCCAGAAACCACGTCGTGGATCAACCCTTCAATGGTTCGCCATCGAGACAGCACGAGCGATTGTGCTCTACCCGATCTCTGAGCTCGACGAAGAGCGGCTCGACGACCTCCCTGGGCAACGCGGTGCTGTGACCCTGGATGCGCTGTGTGAGCCGGGTCAGAGCTGCCCGTATCCACTCGGTTCCCGCGAGCCAGTGCCCGGGCTCATGGGCTCGATGCTGGCGCCAAGTATGAATGCACGCGCTTGCTGCCAACAAAAGAGGATAGCGTTCTGCGACTCCAAAGGCGGCCGCACTGGCCTCCACACCGCGATCGGCTGGCCGCATATGGCGGGCGGTTTCGGCCAATTGGCCTAGTTCACCGGCCAGACTGCGGATCATCTGGCCGATGGCTTCCTCGCCGGGACGCGCGTAGTCGCTTTCGGCGGCGACGAGCAGCATCGAGGCCAGCGCGTCTTGGTCGAGCCCCGCGATGCGAAGTCGAGAGAAGTCGAGCGGCGGCAGAACTTCGCCATGGCCAAACAGTGCGGCGGGTGCCTCCGCGGCTTTCCAGCCGCGACACGCCATATCGTACAACTGCGGTAAAATGGTAAGCAGGCACGCCGTCGAGCCGGCATGTCCAAGGCTGATTACGGGCACGTCGCGGTAGTGCTTCCCGAAGATGGCATGCGCACCTTCGCGCAAATAGAACCGGGCGCCGAGGATGATCGACAGATCGTTCATGGCCTGTTCAATCATCGACGGTACGAGGTATTTCACGGACGCCGCCCACGCGCTTGCCTGCTCGGGAAACAGGTGCATCCCTCGCGCGACCGATCGCGCGAAGCAATCGGCAATCAGCAAATCCACGAATACCTGTGCCAGCGCGTTCCGCGCGTGGGGGAGCTCGCTCACATGGGTCGAGTACAATCGGCGTTCGGTTGCGAATGCCGTGACCGTGCGCAGCCCCGTGTCCAAGATTCCCAGCGCCATGCCGGGCAATGCCGCCCGGGTGATCTGGAAGGATCGCAATGCCGTCTGTACGCCGGATCCCTCTCGGCCGAGCAGGCTGTCATGGGGGACCGCACAATCATTGAATTCGATCCCGCCCAGCATGCAGCCGCGCATCGCAGAGGTTCGATATCGGGGAAGCAGGCGAACCTGGTCTCGCTCTAGTGCACGGGTATCCACGAACAACAGCGAATGGCTCCGTGCACCGGGCGCATCATTGGTGCGGGCGAAGAGGACCATCGCGGCCGCGCGCGCACAGTTGTTGATGACCTGCTTGTGCCCGTCGAGTCGGAACATCGTCCCGTCGCGGCGCGCTCGAAGCTCGTTGCTGAGGAAGTCGTTGCCGTGCTCGAGCTCGTGATAACCGACGGCAATGCGCTGCCGGGCCAATAGCAACTTGGCCGCCTGCTGCTGCTGGCTGATTGAGCCCGACGCCCAGATGTTGACGGCCGCCATCAACGAGGTGACGCCATATCCGAGTGCCAGTGCAGCGTCCCTGCGGAATACGGTGCGTATTCTTCGCGCCAGATCATCCAGGCCATGCAACCGCCCGCCCAGTGCGACCGGCACGAATTCGGCATTGAAATTCCATTCATCCAATGCCCTTTCCCCCGCAGCCAGAAGCTCGCCGCGCTCGTCCGCCGCCAGAATCTGGGCAAACCCCAATGGGTTCTCGATATCACGCGGGTCGCCGAACGACTCTTCGAGGGGTTGAGCATTCATGACAACTTCATTCCCTCGGCAAGTCGGCAGGGGAGCATCGACAGCATTTGACCGGACTGACTCTGCCTCGTGAGCGCGCTCAGCAAGACATCGTCGGTCGCATCGTGATCGGGAACGCGCACGCCCAGGGCCGTGAGGATTCGGGCGATGACGGCCAAGAGCCACCCGCCTTGCTGCCAAAGGCCGGAATTCGCGGAGTCATCCGCCATGTGCTCCCGGGAGCCTAGCCACAGTCCAATGGCGGCCGCGCCCGCGATACACAACGACATCTGGTGAGCGAGAGCGAAGGCGTCCGCTGGCACGGCGACGGCCAAGGGTCGAACGCCTGCCATCGTCGTCAGGAGTTGCCGAGTATGCTCGTTCAAGGCCCTGCACAGCACCGCCAGCGGCTCGAGGCCGCTGTCGGCACGCAGCAACTGCTCGATAGCATCGAGCGAGCGAGGAAGCGTATCCAGCAGACGACTGCCACGTACGGATAGCAAGCTAAGTCGCTTTCTATCGAAAGGGGGCAGTGGTGCGGAGAGGTCGAATAGGCCGTGGAGATCCCCGGTGGGTGCAGGCTGTTGGGCGGCGCGGGCGAGGACGGGAAACTGGTTGATCAGCGAATTCAAATTGACGAGCGTGTTGCCGTCGAACAACCCGACGACCCGATGATCGCGCTGCACCTTTTGAAACATCCCCTCGGCGAAGACGTCGGCCAGCACCGAACGCGCCCCAATGAATCGAGCCAGCTCACCGATGGTCGTGTCCGTACGCGTGGGAACGAGGTATTTGGCCACCGCGGAGAGGACACTGAGTTCGGGGGTGAGCACATGGATGCTCCGCGCAGCCACGACCGAGAGTGCCTCGCAGAGGAGATGATCCGCGTATGCGTTGGCGAGAATGCGCCGCGCCCGCGGAAGTTCGATGAGCTGACGGCCATAAAGCCGTCGCTCGCCCGCGAATCGGGTGGCCAGCCGCAACGCATGATCGGACGCGCCCAGCGAAAGGCTGCAACAGAGAATGCGGGTAAGTTGCAGACTCTTGAGCACGACCTCGATGCCCGTGCCAGGATGACCAATGACCGCATCGGCGTCGACGAAAGCCTCTTCGAAGACAATCCCGCTGATGTCGGCGCCACGAATGCCGTGGGTTGCAACTTTGGGGAGGCATCGATAGCTGCCCTCGCGGAGCCGTCGCTTGTCCACCATCAGCACGTCGAAACCGCGCGGTCCGCCGGCCGGTGTCGATCGGACCAGCAGGCTAATGATGTCGCCGCGTGTCGCGTTGTTGATCAGCCACTTTTCGCCTCGAACGACATACCCGTCCTGTGTCCGTGTTGCCGTCACCTCATTGGCGAGTAGATCGCTCCCATGATTCCGTTCGGTCAATCCCCAGGAAACGGCTGAGCGTTGCAGAACGCTTTCGGCCAATCGATTGGCTTGGGCGGAGGTTGCCGACGTCCAGGCGCATACGCCACCGAGAAACGTCTTGGCATGTCCAATGGCGACGGTGAGATCACGCCTGGAAATGGCCCGCAGGAGGTGCAGCGGTTCTTGGTAGTCTTCCAATGCGCCGCCATGGACGCTTGGCACGTAATAACGATGCAGCCCCCAGTCCTCCAGGCTCGAGCAGATCGCGTCTGGAAAATGTTCCGACGCGTCGAGTTGGGCGACGTTTTTGAAGGAGAACAACGTATCGGGATCGGTCGGATCTCCGAGGAACTGCTCCAGGTCTTCAACGAGTTCAAGCGGTCGATAACGCATCGAACATGGATCTCCTGCTGCTCATCCGAGCGCGTTGATCCGCGTTTCACCCCACCGCCAGACTTGGGCGCCGAAGCCCCAGCCCGTGGAGGCGCCCGCGATGACGATGGTTTTGCCCGGGCCTACGTGGCCTTGCTCAATCGCATGGTGCAACGTGATCGGCATGGAAGCGGAGACGAGCGAGCCGCGGGTTTCGAGGGTGGTGCAGTAACGGTTCCGCGCGACACCAAGGGCGTTCGCCCAGCCGCGTATCAGAATGGGGGACGGCTGGTGAAAAACGAAGTAGTCCACATCGTCGGCGCGGAGGCGCGCACGTTCGAGCGCCTGTTTCACCATCTCCGGAACGAACACCGGAACGAACTTGCGCATGCCATCTGCCGCGTCCTCACGTAAATCGAAATACGTGTGAAAGTCGTCGGGCACGAGCTCGTTCTTGGGTTTGTAACGAGGATTCCTCCAGCGAAGGGTTGCGAGATCGTAGTGCTCCGGCCTGCTCACGTACGAGGAGCCAAGAAGCGATGCTCCGTCCGAATCCGCGGTCACCACGGCGGCGGCCGCGGCGTCGCCGAAGATGGTGGCTGATTTGTCCGTGTAATCGAGCAAGTCGGTAATATGCTCGACACTGCACACCAGCACGCGCTTGCAGCGGCCCATGCGAATCAAATTCACTGCATTTTGCAGATGGATCAGGAACGAGAGACACTCTTGCTCCACGTCCATGGCAACGGCAGACCGAGCGCGCAGCTCTTCGCGAATCACGGGCGCGAGGCGGGGAAAGAACCTTGGGCCCGTGCTGGTCGAGACCACGAGGTTCGACGTGTTGGCGAGCACGAGATCGATGTCGGCCGCTTCGAGCTCCGCGATCCTCAAGGCTTCACGGCATGCACGAACGGCTAGACGATCGTGCGTCTCGCCTGCTGCCGCGTCGAACATCCCACGGCGTTGAACGCCCCAGAACTGCCACCAGTCGTGAGGAACGTCGGGGATTTGCGTGTACGGAGGCTCGCTGTTCGAAACGCTGCGCGCCGGGAACAGGCATGCGAGGCTGCGCACCGCCACCGGAACTTTTTCCCGATGAGGGGCCGCGAGCATCATTCGTCTCCCAAGTTCGTCGAATCGACCTGGTAATTGCCACTCAGGGAACCGAATAGACTTTTGACGGAAGCGCTCTGCCCGCGACCCGATTCGGGGGGAGTGAGGATACCTTGCTGCCACCGTCGTAGGGTTTCGCCTCGCCGAATTTTACCGGATGTCGTTTGCGGAATGCTGCCGGGAGCCAGCGCGACGACGAGCGCAGGTTCGAGCCCCGTCGCCGAGAGCACCGCCTTCCAGCACTCTTCGGCGAGATTCGCGGATGCTTTTCGCTGCTCCACGAAGACCAGCAGACGCTCGCCATTCTCGCCCACCTCGGCGGCTGCCGCGACGAAGCCCGTGCGAACGGCCGCAACTCGATTCACCGCGTCCTCGATGTCGTGCGGGAGGTGGTTTTCGCCGTTGATGATGATGATGTCTTTGGCGCGACCCGTAATATAGAGTTCGTCGTCGAGTACGACACCGAGGTCGCCGGTATCGAGCCATCCGTTTTCGATCGGGGCGTCGTCGCGATCGAGGTAGCCCGCCATCACGGAAGGCCCACGAACCCAAATGTTCCCTACTTCGCCCGATGCGCAGGGCACTCGGTCCTCCGTTCGACGGAGCTCGATCTCGACGGTGCGAATGGGTTTGCCCACGCTCACGAGTTCGACCCCCGGCCCCGGCACGGGGCGCCCTTCACTCAACGACTTGCGGTCGACGTGAATGGATCGGAACGGCCGTTCTTGGAATGGCGTGAATGTAACCGCGAGAGTGGCTTCGGCGAGCCCGTAGACGGGTGCGAATGCGGTTTCGGCAAGGCCCCATCGTGCAAATCGCGTATTGAATCGACGAGCGACCTCGGCGGAAATGGGCTCGGCCCCGCAGAGAGCCATGGTCCATCCGGAAAAATCGGCTCCTTCCAGTTCCTCGTCGCTGACCTTCGCCGTGCACTGCGCATAGGCGAAATTGGGTGCGACCGTGATGGTGGCGCGGTGGCGAGCCATCGCGCGAAGCCAAAGCGATGGCTTCGCGATGAAGATTTCAGGTGCCATGAGCACGAGCTTGATGCCGCGGCACATGGCATTGAACACGCAACCAATGAGCCCCATGTCGTGATGAAGGGGAAGCCACGATACATGCACCGGCTCGGGGCCGGGCGGGTACATTCGCTCCGCCATCGCATCACAATTGGCCAAAATCTGGCGATGCGTGACCGCCACCGGCTTCGGATGGACGGTCGTGCCCGACGAGAACTGTACGAGCGCCAAGTCATCAGGGGAAATGGCGCTCGGTTCCCGCGTCGGGCCGCGATCCAGCTCCTCGACCAAAAGTGCGCCAAATCTTGGCTCGTACCGCGCGAGCACGGAGTCGAGCGAGCGCCGCACGCGGGCATCGGTCACGAGCGCGGCGGCTCGGGTGGCGCGCAACATCGCGACTGTGCGCTCGCGATACTCTTCGAGGCGCCCCAATCGGCGAGGGGCCGCCAACACGAACGGGATGGCGCCGAGGCTGATGGTACCCAAGAGCGCGAACACGAGTTCCGGACTGGTCGGCAACACGAGTGCGACGCGATCGCCCGGGCCGATTCCGGCGGCCGCGAGCCCTCCGGCAGCGCGCAGCGCGCCCGCGCGAATCGTGTCCCAACCAAACCACGTCTCACCCTCGTCCCGGTCCACGAAATGGATGCCGTTCGATGCGCATGCACCCGCGGCAGACGTCAGTCGATCGATGAGGGTCGCCCCCGGTAAGGTCGGAGGAACCGGGGGCGTCATTTCGCCTCCCGAAGAATCGTCGCGACGATTTGGTCCACCGTATCGATCTCGGCCGCCTCCGTTGGCTGAAGGTAAATGGAAAAGCGCTCCTCGACGGCGTCGATGAGTGTCAGCAGCTGCAGAGAGCTCAGGTGCTCGGACAAGGCACCGGTAGGCAATGGGCCGTTCCACTGCAGTTTTTCCGTGAAGAGTTCGAGCAGTGTGGTTTGAATTTCAATTTCGGGCATAACGCATGGCTTCCGTGTAATTTCACCGAGCATCAGAATCTGTGAATGGCGGCGGACCAGGTCGAGCCCGCGCCATAGGCGAGCAACATGCAAAGTGTGCCGGGTCGCACGCGTCCTTCGTCGATGCTCATCCCGAGTACGACCGGCAACGAAGCCGATCCCATGTTGCCGAGATGATTGGTCATCAGCAATTTGCCCTCGGGGATTTCCAAGAGCTGGTTGACGCGTTCGAGAATGCGCGGGTTCGGCTGGTGCGGGATCACGAGGTCGAGATCCGACACCGAGAGGTGATTCCGGGCTAGGAGCTCCTTCGCGCACGACACCATGGCTTCCACGGCGTGCTCGAAGAGTTGACGCCCCTGCATGCGAAACTGGTGTGCTCCACGGGTCATGAGCTCCGGCGGCAGGAATGTTTCGTGCGCAGTTCCCGGAGCCTCGGTCCAGAGATCCCGAAAGTGGCTTCCGTCCGCGCCCGTGACCTGATCGATCAGGCCCACGCCAACATCGTTGCTCGCCTGCAAAACCGCGGCGCCAGCGCCATCCGCCAAAAGGACCGCGAGGTTTCGCCCGTCGTTGGAGCAGTCCATGCGCTTGGAAAGCACTTCGCCGCTTATGACCAGCACATTTCGGCATCGACGGGTCTGAATGTACTGGGCTCCGATTTCGATCCCGTACAGAAAGCCCGAACATTGAGCGCGGATATCGAAACATGGAATATGCCGCAATCCGAGCTTCGGTTGAATGAGATTCGCTTGAGAAGGATCATGATGATCCGGACTCAACGTGCTCACAATCATCAGGTCGATGTCGGCCGGCGACAGGCGAGCGCGCTCGATCGCTCGGGCCCCAGCCTCCACCATCAACTCGGATGTCGGCACGGAAGGCGTGACGTGACGGCGCTCGCGGAGCCCCGTTCGGGTGACGATGAAATCGTCCGACGTGCTCATGAGCGTGGCAAGGTAATCGTTGTCGATCACCTTCTTTGGAAGGGAAAAGCCGACGCTGGCAATTCGCGCCCGCGGCAGGAGCACTGGGCCGAAGAACGCGCTCTCTGATGTGCTTAAGCTTGCAGCCATTGGTAGCCATACCTCATTTGAAACGGGTTTAAGGTCAGACTGAGGAGGCGGCGCGTCCCATCACCACGGAGCGTCTCGGCAAAATAAGGGAGCCCGAAGGGGCCCAAACGGGTATCGATCGCCGGGTCGAGGCCGACGGCGTCTTTCACCGCGCGTGCGTCGACGTCGCCGGGGAACCACGATTCGATCACCACATGATCGGCTTTTTGGTCGGCCAGTGCGTTTCGCAAGAGGCCTATCGCCGCCTGGTTCAGCTTTTCGGAAACGCCTTGCTGCAACGGAAAACGATACTGGCCGCGGAGTTCGCCCGAGGCGCATTCGGCCCAAGGGAAAGCATCGACCTGGATCGGTGCGACGTTGGTATGCGACCATCCACCGAAGGGTTCCGATTTGCCCCCACCCCAACGGAGTAGCAAACAACCGGCGCCGTCAGGGATACGGAACCCGCTCTCGGGATCTTTGGCGAGACTTCTGCCCCCGCACTCGACGCGGACGAGAAGCACGTGTTTGTAATCCATCTCGTGGCAGAATCCGCGGGCGATATCGATCGCGGCCGACCAATCGTCGTCGTACAGATCGAAAACGAACGCGCGCTCCGCGCCGAGATCTCGTTGCAGTGGGTGGCAGACGCGAGGTCCCGCAACGTTCTTACCGAGCGCTACGCGATCCGGCGAAATGGACATGCTCAGAATCAAATCGAGGCTGCTTGCTTCGATTGATGCCTGGGCAAGTACTTCCCGGGCCACGGGGAGAACGCGATCGACGGCGAGGGGATCGCTTCCTTGCTCGGATTGCGTTTCACCGGGGGACACGCTCGCGTGGGCGCCGATGATGCGCAAGCTCGCCTCCCAGGGCATCACGCCGATTCCGCTGGACGCTGCGCAACCCAGCGGAAACCATCCGCCGAGATGGAGAGTGCATCGGCCCCAGGAAGGTACGGCCCTTTGGCTCCGAGGCCGGACGCAGACGTGACGTCCAGCCATGACGGGATTCCGAAGACGGCATCGAGCGGAATGCGCTTCGTCTCGGAAGGTGGCGCGGATGCTCCCGCAAGCGCTTGAACGTCGGGGCCGGTGCCAAACCCGGCAACGAGACGGACGAAGGCCTGGCGGTCTTCTTCGTACTTCTCGTCTCCGAGCACCTCGTGCGCGGCGCGGAAGTAATCTTCTTGGTCGTTGTTGGAATCGTAAAAGAACTGGAGAAATCGGTAGAAAATCATGTATTCGGCCCGATAACGCCGTTCGTATTCAGTGAAACATGCGGCCTCGTCGACCTCCCCGAGAAGGGTCGTGTGGATGGACCGCGCCGCGAGGAGCGCCGCATACGTCGATAGATGAACGCCGGATGAAAAGAGCGGATCGACGAAACATGCGGTATCGCCGACCAGGACCATCCCTGGTTTCCAAAACTTGGAATTGCAATAGGACCAGTCCTTGCGCACACGGTATTGTCCGTAAATTCCTTCCGTTACGCGCGGCACGCCTTCGAGCATGCCCTTGATGAGGGGGCAGCCATCCAGAAGCTCGTTCATGGCCTGCTCATGCCCCTTCTTCAGGATGGCAGCATTTTGCTGCGGCATGACCACGCCTACGCTCGTGAGGTCCGGCGCGAGTGGAATGTACCAAACCCAGCCCTTCTCCATGGATACGACGAGAATGTTGCCGTCGTTCGGCTCGGGCATCCGCTGTCCACCGCGGAAATATCCAAAGAGGGAGACGTTGCGAAAGAAGTCGGCCACGACGCGCTCGCCGACAATCCGGTGAAAGGGGCTCGAGTGACCGCTGGCATCGGCGACGATGCGGGCCCGTGCCTCGCGCGTGCCGCCGTCTGGCGTCCCATAGCGCACGCCGACGACGCGCCCGTCCTCCTGGAGGATGGCCGTGACGGGGTGGCGCTCGCGCACGTCGACGCCTTTGCGTGCGGCGTTGCGCAAGAGAATCTCATCGAACTTGGCTCGTTCGACCTGGTAGGCGTTTACGACACCAGGCACTTCGCTCTGGGTAAAGTCGAACGTCCACGTTTCTTTTCGACGTCCCCAGTACCAAGAACCTCCGCGCTTGATGGGAAATCCGGCGCGGGCCAACTCGTCGGTGATTCCGAGAAGATGACCAATTGCCCCCGTCGTCGACGGCAAGAGCGATTCACCAATTTGATAACGCGGAAAACTTTCTCGCTCGAGAAGAAGAATCTTGTGGCCCCGCATGGCGAGGATGGTGGCGAGCGTCGATCCGCCCGGGCCACCACCGATAACGATGGCGTCGAAATGCTCAACGCTCCCATTCGTCGAAGCTCGTTTCGTCGAAACGTCCATTGAAGATCCCTTATCGAGAGAAGAAGACGCGCCACCGTTGTCGCGTATCGTCCGAAAATTCGCGCCAACACCATCAGCGCGATCCAGTAACTCCCTGACAGCTCGATTTATTCGGGCTGACCGACCGATGCTTCGGCCCCGAGCATAGCGAAGTACATAGCGCTCCGTTCACGTGTTTCAAGCCCATATGGACAAGTAATTCTTCGACGAGGAATCATGCTGTCGAAGCCACACTTTGCGATGCGACCTGGCCCGAGTGGTGACGGTGTTGCATTGGTGCTGAGGCGTTCTTGTGCCCATTTGGATCAAATTGCGACACGATAACGGATTTGAGTTGTCAAAGTGACGACTTGCGATGCGATCGGCGTAAATTAGCGGTGTGCAGTAGGATACGTATTTCGGATTCATGACTACTTGGCTCGGATCGCGACACGACCTACTTGGAGAACGTGCCTTCCGCCATGCGTTCGTCACGCGGAGAGTTGGTCTGTCGCATCGCGAGTTCGTCTGTCATCATTCACGGCCTCTTGCATCGCCACCATTGCGATCGGATCGACGAATGGGGCACTCTTGACCCAAAGCCGCAGTGGCATGTTCCTCGGTCGACGTAGTTGGCCGCTCTTCAAAGGATTACGATGGTATGTGGTACACGGACGTAGGCTGCGTCGACGAAGACTTGATCGTGCTCGGGACCATCAAGAATCCGGTCTTCTTGACTGGGAGTGGCGACGATTGGGCGTTGATCGAGGGCGGTCTGACACGGCACGCACCGCTCGTTCTCCGTCAGCTCCATCACGTGCTCGGAGATATCCGCCGCATCCGCCGATGGCTGGTGACCCACTCCCACTATGATCATTGTGGGCTTCTCGGTCAGCTCTATCCCTACATGCCTTGGGTTACCGTCTACGCATCGCCCGAAACGGCCAAGGCCTTCCAGAGCGAGCGTGCGCGGGCGGTCGTCCAGAAAATTAGCGATGCGACCAAGTCGCTCGCGGCGCCCGACGAGGAACGTCCGGAGCTACCGAATCCGGTGCTTCCGCCGACCGTACTGTCCGATATACCGATTACCACGGTGGTCGATGGCGATCGCGTCGAGCTCGATGGTCGGCGGTCGATGCTCGTGCGAAAAACACCAGGCCATAGTCGCTGCCAGATTGCCTATTTCGACGAGAGTCGCGGGCGGGCGTTCGTATCCGACGCTCTTGGAGAGCTGGTCGAGGAAAGCTATTTTTGTCCGTTGTCGTTCGACGATCTCGCGGCCTATCGCACGTCCATCGAAAGCATTGCGAATCTCGGTGCGGAGGAAATCGTGCTCGGTCACCACGGAAGGCTCACCGGTGCGCAAGCCGCGCGGGCGGCCGCAGACGCCAAAGACGGGCTCGAACGGTTTGCCGACGACGCGCGAAAGCTTTTGCCAGATGCGCGCGGCGCGCTCAAAACGGTGGCCGAGCAGCTCTCCCAGCGCCTGCACGCGCCGAGTGTTACGTTCGTGCCGCAGGATCTGCACGTTCAAAGCATGCTTCGCATGCTCGATCTTCTCGAGAAAGACCACGCTCTCGCATGATGGACAGCGCATGCGGCGCAAACGGCGTTCAGAGCGCGGTTGCGCGCTGCCGAAGGGAACTCTCGACCCGCTGGAGCGTGGCCTGGACAGCGGACAAATTGTTGCCGATGTTGGCGAGTGCCTCCGTCCGCTCGTCGGTCATTTGAGCGGCCATCCCATCATGTTCGCTCTTGGCCTTTTCCATCTTGCCGAGCGCTGACTTGATGCGGACGAGGTGGTGCCGCAAGTCCGCCAGCGTAGAGGCCTGCTCCTGGGTCGTGCCGTAGCCTATTCGTCGAGACGAGGTCACGATTTGCTCGAGGTCGCCCAGGCACCGATACGCTCGGCAAACGATGTTCGCGACGGTCACTTGCTTCATCTCGAACCCCCCTTTCTTGAGTTGCCGCACCGCAATCGATCATTGCCCGCGAGTGACCCATGATGGCAACGATGTTCGTGTCACGCCATGGGCAAAATTTGAAATGAAGATCGTCCCAATTGGACCTCCGATCAATCGCCATCCTCGAGCGCGGAGCTTCGTCTCGAAGTGCAGGGCATCTGCAGCCGTTGGTCGGCAACGACGAGGTGCCGAAGCTCGATCAATGGTCCGACGAAAATCGATGCGCACCGCCGCGGTAGTCACCGCTCTTCGAGCAGCGCGGCCGTCGGCGCCCGATGCGTATGCACGCGGGAGGCTGCGGCCCCAGCGGTACGACGTGCTCCGCGGATATCCAGCATTCGACGGGATCGTATTCTGCCTCGTGACCCTCAGCGTGGCGGCGATCTCGCCTGGCGTGCAGCCGTCTCGTTCCCAAAGTACGGCCAGCGTTCCGATCTTGAGATGAATTGCCCTGCGCCTCAACGAAATCGCGACTTCATCTCCTCGGCGGTCATGAATCGACGATAAACTCGAAAATCGTCAATCGAACAGTTGCGACAATCGTTCAAGAGCCGTACCTGCTGGGCGTCCGGGCGAAACTGTGAGATATCCGCAGTTGGCGCGCAGATCTTGTCCCCAATGCGAAGCACAAGCGCGGATTGGATACTGCTCCAACTCGCCGCGACATGGACCCATTCACCCCCGGAAACGGCGCGTGAGCATTCCAAGGGTGCCGCGTGA
It includes:
- a CDS encoding glycoside hydrolase family 5 protein — protein: MKSFNHLTALVFTLFVAMTAKPARAATAGTGYWHTNGRQLLDANNQPVRMAGVNWFGLETANYTPHGLWARGYKDMLNQMKSLKYNTIRLPFSNQLFDAGSTPNSIRYDLNPDLQGLSGIQIMDKIIAYAGQIGMKVLLDRHRPDSGGQSALWYTSAYPESRWISDWKMLAQRYLGNTTVIGADLHNEPHGPNGATWGTGSITTDWRLAAERAGNAILAVNPNWLIVVEGIDVFNGDAYWWGGNLQGAAQFPVRLNVANRLVYSAHDYATSVYPQPWFSDPSFPNNLRPLWNRIWGYLVQNNVAPVLLGEFGTTLADPRDETWLRTLLNYLGTGVNGISFTFWSWNPNSGDTGGILNDDWTTVNTRKQNILQPFLVGVSAASHSESSTAPETTSWINPSMVRHRDSTSDCALPDL
- a CDS encoding acyl-CoA dehydrogenase, producing the protein MRYRPLELVEDLEQFLGDPTDPDTLFSFKNVAQLDASEHFPDAICSSLEDWGLHRYYVPSVHGGALEDYQEPLHLLRAISRRDLTVAIGHAKTFLGGVCAWTSATSAQANRLAESVLQRSAVSWGLTERNHGSDLLANEVTATRTQDGYVVRGEKWLINNATRGDIISLLVRSTPAGGPRGFDVLMVDKRRLREGSYRCLPKVATHGIRGADISGIVFEEAFVDADAVIGHPGTGIEVVLKSLQLTRILCCSLSLGASDHALRLATRFAGERRLYGRQLIELPRARRILANAYADHLLCEALSVVAARSIHVLTPELSVLSAVAKYLVPTRTDTTIGELARFIGARSVLADVFAEGMFQKVQRDHRVVGLFDGNTLVNLNSLINQFPVLARAAQQPAPTGDLHGLFDLSAPLPPFDRKRLSLLSVRGSRLLDTLPRSLDAIEQLLRADSGLEPLAVLCRALNEHTRQLLTTMAGVRPLAVAVPADAFALAHQMSLCIAGAAAIGLWLGSREHMADDSANSGLWQQGGWLLAVIARILTALGVRVPDHDATDDVLLSALTRQSQSGQMLSMLPCRLAEGMKLS
- a CDS encoding 3-oxoacyl-ACP synthase III family protein, with the translated sequence MMLAAPHREKVPVAVRSLACLFPARSVSNSEPPYTQIPDVPHDWWQFWGVQRRGMFDAAAGETHDRLAVRACREALRIAELEAADIDLVLANTSNLVVSTSTGPRFFPRLAPVIREELRARSAVAMDVEQECLSFLIHLQNAVNLIRMGRCKRVLVCSVEHITDLLDYTDKSATIFGDAAAAAVVTADSDGASLLGSSYVSRPEHYDLATLRWRNPRYKPKNELVPDDFHTYFDLREDAADGMRKFVPVFVPEMVKQALERARLRADDVDYFVFHQPSPILIRGWANALGVARNRYCTTLETRGSLVSASMPITLHHAIEQGHVGPGKTIVIAGASTGWGFGAQVWRWGETRINALG
- a CDS encoding acyl-CoA dehydrogenase codes for the protein MNAQPLEESFGDPRDIENPLGFAQILAADERGELLAAGERALDEWNFNAEFVPVALGGRLHGLDDLARRIRTVFRRDAALALGYGVTSLMAAVNIWASGSISQQQQAAKLLLARQRIAVGYHELEHGNDFLSNELRARRDGTMFRLDGHKQVINNCARAAAMVLFARTNDAPGARSHSLLFVDTRALERDQVRLLPRYRTSAMRGCMLGGIEFNDCAVPHDSLLGREGSGVQTALRSFQITRAALPGMALGILDTGLRTVTAFATERRLYSTHVSELPHARNALAQVFVDLLIADCFARSVARGMHLFPEQASAWAASVKYLVPSMIEQAMNDLSIILGARFYLREGAHAIFGKHYRDVPVISLGHAGSTACLLTILPQLYDMACRGWKAAEAPAALFGHGEVLPPLDFSRLRIAGLDQDALASMLLVAAESDYARPGEEAIGQMIRSLAGELGQLAETARHMRPADRGVEASAAAFGVAERYPLLLAASACIHTWRQHRAHEPGHWLAGTEWIRAALTRLTQRIQGHSTALPREVVEPLFVELRDRVEHNRSCCLDGEPLKG
- a CDS encoding AMP-binding protein produces the protein MTPPVPPTLPGATLIDRLTSAAGACASNGIHFVDRDEGETWFGWDTIRAGALRAAGGLAAAGIGPGDRVALVLPTSPELVFALLGTISLGAIPFVLAAPRRLGRLEEYRERTVAMLRATRAAALVTDARVRRSLDSVLARYEPRFGALLVEELDRGPTREPSAISPDDLALVQFSSGTTVHPKPVAVTHRQILANCDAMAERMYPPGPEPVHVSWLPLHHDMGLIGCVFNAMCRGIKLVLMAPEIFIAKPSLWLRAMARHRATITVAPNFAYAQCTAKVSDEELEGADFSGWTMALCGAEPISAEVARRFNTRFARWGLAETAFAPVYGLAEATLAVTFTPFQERPFRSIHVDRKSLSEGRPVPGPGVELVSVGKPIRTVEIELRRTEDRVPCASGEVGNIWVRGPSVMAGYLDRDDAPIENGWLDTGDLGVVLDDELYITGRAKDIIIINGENHLPHDIEDAVNRVAAVRTGFVAAAAEVGENGERLLVFVEQRKASANLAEECWKAVLSATGLEPALVVALAPGSIPQTTSGKIRRGETLRRWQQGILTPPESGRGQSASVKSLFGSLSGNYQVDSTNLGDE
- a CDS encoding acyl carrier protein, which codes for MPEIEIQTTLLELFTEKLQWNGPLPTGALSEHLSSLQLLTLIDAVEERFSIYLQPTEAAEIDTVDQIVATILREAK